GCCTTTCCTTCCTTATACAGTGATGCAGCCAGAGCAAAGAAGGCGGGGGGTTGGAATATCCCTGGATCGGCGATAATTTTTTCGATTGCCCTGTTGACCTTTCGATGATCTTGACTGGACATTTCCTGGATTACTTCCAGCGTCCTTCTCGTATCGACCTGGGCAAAGACGCCCTGAGGCTGAACCATGATGGTCTGCCCTATATGCTGTCCGCTTCCAGCCCTAACGGAACGCGCTACTACAATGCCGCAGTACAGCAAAAAAACGGCCGTCACGATAAGAACCGGCACCAGAATAACGATTCCGACTTTCCATTTTGACGGCCTGACATCAGACCTATGTCGGCTTGTCCTGGATCCACCTTTCCTCAATGCCTTGGGCTTTTCCTCTGTCTTTTTCGGGGGCTGGCTATCTGCAGCGACCAGCCAATCTGATTGCTCCCCTGCCGGTTCCGGTCCAGCATCAGTTTTTTTAATGATATATGCTGGGAGGGGAAAGGCGTGGGTGCACTTCGGACAGGTCGCCTGCGTCGCCCTTGGAGGAATCGCATCGCCCGGGAATTCTCTACTAAAGCCACAGCCGGGACAGCTAATGCGGATCTTCCCTAATACGCCGTTTTTGCTCACTATCTCACCCATTCTTTCCCTCCACCACAACACCCATCTGCCTGACGATTGTTCCCAGTTCCAACACTTCATCCACCTGCAGCCCGCGCGGAATCTGATGGGTGATGAAAAGCATCGTCACCTTCCCCTTGAGTTTGTTGATCGTCCTGGCGAAATGCTCCGCCGTCTGCTGGTCGAGGTTGGAGACCGCTTCGTCGAAAATGAGGACCTTCGGCTTCTTGAGCAGCGCCCGGGCGATAGCCAGCCGCTGGCGCTGCCCGCCCGACAACCCCGTCCCTCGCTCGCCGATCTCGTTCTGGTAGCCGTTCGACAGATTTTCGATTACGTCGTGAATCTCGGCCGCCTTGCAGGCCTGGATGACCTCCTCGAAGGTCGCATGCGGGTGGGCCATGACGAGGTTGTCGTAGAGGGTTCCGGAAAAGAGGACGGTTTCCTGCGGTACCACCCCGAAGGTGCTGCGCAGCTCGTTGGCGGCCAGGTAGCGGATATCCTTGCCGTCCAGATCGATTTGCCCTTCCTGGGGGAGATAGAAGCCGAGGAGAAGCTTGGCCAGGGTGCTTTTGCCGCAGCCGGAAGGCCCCATCAGGACCGATAGGTGACCGGGCTTGAGGGAAAGGTTCAGGTTGCGGTAGAGCCAGGGATGGTTCTCGGAGTAGCGGAAGGAGAGATCGACCAGGTCGATCTTCCCCTTGCCGACGTTCTCCCGGGAGGGCGTCAGAGTATGGGGTTCCTGCGGCATGTCGAGAATGTCGCCCAGGCGCTTCACGGCGATGTTGGCCTGTTGGAACTCCTGCCACAGCCCGACCAGGCGAAGCATCGGCTGACTCATGCGACTGGCAAACATCTGGAAGGCCACCAGCATGCCGATGGTAAACCCTTCGTTGCGCATCACGAGCATGGCGCCGA
This sequence is a window from Desulfuromonadales bacterium. Protein-coding genes within it:
- a CDS encoding zinc-ribbon domain-containing protein produces the protein MGEIVSKNGVLGKIRISCPGCGFSREFPGDAIPPRATQATCPKCTHAFPLPAYIIKKTDAGPEPAGEQSDWLVAADSQPPKKTEEKPKALRKGGSRTSRHRSDVRPSKWKVGIVILVPVLIVTAVFLLYCGIVVARSVRAGSGQHIGQTIMVQPQGVFAQVDTRRTLEVIQEMSSQDHRKVNRAIEKIIADPGIFQPPAFFALAASLYKEGKAEEAIFWLNAGRVRARFDANRCADVSARQAVRVLSMQMPADLIKEQFKDLDRFRSLVVKAIEWDRATPYDYDHRWINLHGMAAMISGMEKESGEGREPAETSLPKEQWPAIAERTREAYLQEFEEVIADLRDKSSENR